One Scleropages formosus chromosome 8, fSclFor1.1, whole genome shotgun sequence DNA window includes the following coding sequences:
- the c8h10orf53 gene encoding UPF0728 protein C10orf53 homolog gives MPLNCLVIVRYGPYESCGVVEHRTFRLDGLKAALEEAGHRCVFEESPDWNTMELLVNGECVYAGNIKDMDFGGDGKLDPLCQEAVSAVNNSC, from the exons ATGCCCCTAAATTGCCTGGTCATTGTGCGATATGGTCCGTATGAGTCCTGTGGAGTTGTTGAACATAGGACTTTCCGTTTGGATGGACTTAAAG CTGCATTAGAAGAGGCTGGACACCGATGTGTCTTTGAAGAGTCTCCTGACTGGAACACAATGGAGCTGCTGGTAAATGGAGAGTGTGTGTACGCTGGTAACATTAAAGACATGGATTTTG GAGGAGATGGAAAGCTTGACCCATTGTGTCAGGAAGCAGTATCAGCTGTAAATAATTCATGCTGA
- the rgra gene encoding retinal G protein coupled receptor a has protein sequence MVTSYPLPEGFSDFDVFSLGSALLVEGLVGFFLNAVTLVSFFKIRELRSPSNFLVFSLAMADIGICMNATVAAFSSFLRYWPYGSEGCQTHGFQGFLTALASINFIAAIAWDRYHQYCTRTKLKWSNVITLVIFIWLFTGFWAAMPLLGWGEYDYEPLRTCCTLDYSKGDRNFVSYFLSMSFCNFFIQAVTVLSSYQSIERKFKKTGQYKFNPGTPLKTLLFCWGPYAILCLYAAVENATLLSPKLRMVAPILAKTSPTFNAFLYALGNENYRGGIWQFLTGQKIEVTQSENKSK, from the exons ATGGTCACTTCGTACCCTTTACCTGAGGGATTCAGTGATTTCGACGTTTTCTCCCTCGGCTCTGCTCTTCTCGTGGAAG GTCTCGTAGGATTCTTCCTCAATGCTGTCACACTTGTGTCTTTCTTCAAAATAAGAGAACTGCGAAGCCCCAGTAATTTCCTTGTCTTCAGCCTGGCTATGGCTGACATCGGCATCTGCATGAACGCCACCGTGGCCGCTTTCTCCAGCTTCCTCAG GTATTGGCCTTATGGCTCAGAAGGATGTCAGACACATGGTTTTCAAGGATTCTTAACTGCACTTGCTAGTATCAACTTCATTGCTGCAATTGCTTGGGACAGATACCATCAGTATTGCACAA gAACAAAATTAAAGTGGAGCAATGTAATAACTCTGGTCATCTTCATATGGTTGTTCACTGGGTTTTGGGCTGCTATGCCGCTTCTTGGATGGGGGGAGTATGACTACGAACCCCTTAGGACCTGTTGCACTCTAGACTACTCCAAGGGTGACAG GAACTTTGTCTCCTATTTCCTCTCCATGTCTTTTTGCAATTTCTTCATCCAAGCTGTCACGGTTCTGAGTTCTTACCAATCAATTGAGAGAAAATTTAAGAAGACTGGCCAGTATAAG tttaacCCAGGCACACCACTGAAGACCTTGTTGTTTTGCTGGGGTCCTTATGCAATCCTCTGTCTATATGCTGCTGTAGAAAATGCTACTCTTCTTTCTCCAAAACTAAGAATG GTGGCTCCTATTCTGGCAAAGACCTCCCCAACATTCAATGCCTTCTTGTATGCCCTTGGAAATGAAAACTACAGAGGGGGAATCTGGCAGTTTCTCACTGGACAAAAGATTGAAGTTACTCAAAGTGAAAACAAGTCCAAATAA
- the lrit1a gene encoding leucine-rich repeat, immunoglobulin-like domain and transmembrane domain-containing protein 1a, whose product MFLTFFWVFCLASRFPLVLSFCPSQCTCFYHNLSDGSKARSVICNDPEISLVPANFPVDTSKLRIEKTAIKRIPSEAFNYLSNLEFLWMSFNSMSQLNVDSFRGLYSLDELRLDGNALTSFPWESLADMPNLRLLDLHNNQITSVPAEATVYIKNLTYLDLSSNKLVTLSPGVLSTWLSVKAAQAHNFKMILGLHDNPWVCDCRLYDFVKFQKSPSSFVAFIDTRLRCSDPESLSGVLLSDAELRRCQVPRVHTAVARVRSTVGNNVLLRCGTIGIPTPELSWSRTDGKQLNATVQQEVSKEGIIWSILSVPAVSYKDSGKYICKATNFAGSADAVISLVIMDEVKSDNQTSSSKKSKGRKQMGKIAYQGKLVARNPAAITSAMPIMELLSNTDLYADVESYSILDNSTNRQTSSPAFAVGLLGKGFGNLAANTSSLQQYPERMVRSVKVIGDTDHTVSLNWKAPAAKNTTVFSVLYAIFGERDMRRINVSPGQSRITIEGLVPKTKYIACVCVKGLIPKKEQCVIFSTDEAANATGTQKLINAVVITVACVIAVPLTVIVCCGALKRRCKKLLGKNSKDIQDSYVTFETLSPGTRAKGLENQHLTRLNPEESNRLLSARSSFDSEAAAKNEIQGNEYFC is encoded by the exons ATGTTCCTCacatttttttgggttttttgctTGGCTTCCAGATTTCCTCTGGTTTTGAGTTTTTGCCCCTCTCAGTGCACCTGCTTCTACCATAATCTAAGCGATGGCTCAAAAGCAAG GAGTGTTATTTGCAATGATCCAGAAATATCGTTGGTTCCTGCTAATTTCCCTGTCGACACGTCCAAACTTCGTATTGAGAAGACCGCAATCAAGAGGATCCCGAGTGAAGCTTTTAATTACCTTTCCAATCTGGAATTTTTGTGGATGTCTTTCAATTCTATGTCTCAGTTAAATGTGGACAGCTTCCGTGGTTTGTACAGCCTTGATGAATTAAGACTGGATGGAAATGCCCTTACATCTTTTCCCTGGGAATCCCTTGCTGACATGCCTAACCTCAGGCTTCTTGATTTACACAATAACCAGATTACCTCAGTCCCTGCAGAGGCAACGGTCTACATAAAAAACTTAACATATCTGGACTTGTCCAGCAACAAACTGGTGACTTTATCCCCTGGAGTTCTCTCAACTTGGTTAagtgtgaaagctgctcaagcacataattttaaaatgattctaG GTCTACATGACAACCCCTGGGTTTGTGACTGTCGGCTGTATGACTTCGTTAAGTTCCAGAAGTCTCCATCGTCATTCGTGGCTTTCATTGATACAAGACTACGGTGCTCTGACCCCGAGAGTCTCTCTGGAGTGCTGTTGAGTGATGCTGAGCTGAGGAGGTGCCAGGTGCCGAGAGTCCATACCGCAGTGGCCCGCGTTAGAAGCACTGTAGGAAACAACGTCCTGTTGCGCTGTGGAACCATTGGTATTCCCACACCAGAACTTTCCTGGAGCAGGACGGATGGGAAGCAATTGAATGCAACCG tCCAACAAGAAGTTTCAAAAGAGGGAATCATATGGTCCATTCTTAGTGTACCTGCTGTCTCCTACAAGGATTCTGGAAAATATATCTGCAAAGCAACAAATTTTGCAGGAAGTGCAGATGCTGTTATTTCATTGGTAATAATGGATGAGGTGAAATCAGATAATCAAACTAGCAGCTCAAAAAAATCTAAGGGAAGGAAACAAATGGGAAAGATTGCCTACCAGGGCAAACTTGTGGCAAGGAATCCAGCTGCTATTACTTCTGCCATGCCTATTATGGAGCTGCTGAGTAACACGGACCTATATGCAGATGTAGAGAGCTACAGCATTTTGGACAATTCAACAAATAGGCAAACATCTAGCCCTGCCTTTGCAGTTGGGTTACTAGGAAAAGGTTTTGGTAACCTTGCTGCGAACACCTCATCTCTTCAGCAGTATCCAGAGAGGATGGTCAGGTCGGTGAAGGTGATTGGGGACACTGACCATACAGTCTCTCTCAACTGGAAGGCTCCTGCAGCCAAAAACACCACTGTGTTCAGTGTGCTGTATGCCATCTTTGGAGAGCGAGACATGCGCAGAATTAATGTCAGTCCAGGCCAAAGCAGAATCACCATTGAGGGACTGGTGCCAAAGACAAAGTACATTGCTTGTGTGTGCGTCAAAGGATTGATCCCAAAAAAGGAGCAGTGTGTAATCTTCTCAACAGATGAAGCAGCCAACGCTACTGGAACCCAAAAGCTTATAAATGCAGTTGTAATCACGGTTGCCTGTGTAATAGCTGTCCCTCTGACTGTGATTGTTTGCTGTGGGGCTCTCAAGAGGCGCTGCAAAAAACTTCTGGGAAAGAATTCAAAGGACATACAAGACTCTTATGTCACATTTGAGACCCTTTCCCCAGGAACAAGGGCCAAGGGCTTGGAGAATCAGCATCTAACAAGATTAAACCCTGAAGAGTCTAACAGGCTTCTCTCAGCAAGGTCGAGCTTCGATTCAGAGGCAGCTGCCAAGAATGAAATACAGGGAAACGAGTACTTCTGTTGA